Within Lytechinus pictus isolate F3 Inbred chromosome 7, Lp3.0, whole genome shotgun sequence, the genomic segment GTCGGTCCTTTTTTTTACCTCCTGGGCGTATCAGTAGCAACACAAAAGCCCAATTACATACACTTGTTCTACACTTCTTACGCAACCTCCATACAACTCGTCAGAACTTACTCAGTACTTCTTCATGATTGCAACTTAAAGCCTTCAATGAATTGCGGCCCTTCCAACGGTGCCGTTGATCTCCGACCTTAGCGGAGGAAGAAcacaggagagagagagagcatgtTTTCAAACTACCCGCACTTTTGTtggagcaaatgtgcttttaaattttataaataaacaaaacaaaaggtgTCAAAAGGCTTGTATCTACTTAAAGGAAAATTCTTGAACCTTGAAGAGTAATCCCTTTTAGCAGCTTCAAAGCTATCCTGGGTGAAAACATTCTGATTCTGTGTATCAGTGCAGGGTGCCATGCTGAAGTAATATACATTAAAAGAGAGTGTGCACCGTACAAGTAGAAACTGCCTCCTTGTTTACAGCATAATATGTAAAAGACCCAACAGGAGGCTGCATCGTGTGGATTAATGGCTGTGCGGCCTCTCTAAACATTCTGGGTTTGTTCCTTACAACGGGTCCTGGTAGAGTGGTAGGTGATTCCAAATTTTGACAGGACGTGCGAAGAAAGAGAACTTGTATGCATCAGTGGTTGCTTTCGGGATAACATATGTAAGGCTGTGATCATGTCGTCCAATATATTTGGCAGGACCAATGGTAGGAGGAATAGGTACAGCAActagatgatgatgaattttATGGAAGAGGGTACACTGAGTCAGAAGATGGCGTGTATAGAGACTATCCCATCCGAGTGCAGACACAAGGACTGAGGAAGATGTTGAGGTCCTGAAGTCACCGTGTACAAAGCGAGCAGCTGATCCTTGCACTTTTTCAATTGAGCTtaaattgtacatgtagctgtatgTGAGTTCCATGCCTCTGATGCATGTTCCAGTCGTAGACGGACCAATTCTACACAACACCACTATGCCATTTAAACAAACTCGATGTCATATTTTGCAGtaatgcagagtaaagtattctAAAGAGGTAGATCTAGTGGCATTTGAAAATTTGGTccacatattattttcagctaatACTAATAGCTTcgtaaaataacacatcaagATTTGGTGAGTGCTGATGACTGGAAAAATAAGCTGATACCTGTAGCTGATTACTCACCTGTTCACTTATGACGTCAACGCGGATGGCTCAAAATATGCGCAGATAGGGATGCGCACAAGCATAACTGGGATACGTCCTTAAATTAGTCCTCGGTCTAGATTGAGTAACCTAGGCCTACCCAAGCAACAACACTAGTCTAACATGTCTAACCTTTATAGTCTAGAtcagggattctcaaatggtggcgcgcgcgccacttgtggcgcaccgagccttgcggagtggcgcttgggagccggtataaaaaaaattaaaaacaaggaaaaattGGTGAGAAAAAATGTACTACCAGTAACCTGGAAATAAGGATTTggtgatcattttaatacaaagagaaaacaaaaactctttacttgacACTTAATTGCTAAAATTGATTACctcaaattttgtcaaatttagcACTCGATAACCCCTATTATGGAAGATCGATGGTGTtctactttttatttattctatatatGCTGTACAAAGTTTATGTGCCACACAAGTGATTTGAAAACCCCGTTTGTAGGATTTCTATTTCAACGgcgagaaattttgcatttccagagtatacgttttggttaagagttaaacatcaaataatatgatattcaaagaacATGATCATAAAAGATTATGACTTTGGGACATAACAAGCAGAAACTTTGTTTCCGGAGCCGATTAAAATCCGAAgttgtaaaagtgaaatatgttCAGATGTATTGCATGTACTCTCAAAACGAACTGAATGAATGATACCGCACCTGagttgtagagagagagagaggggcagtTTGGGGCGTTAGTGCAGTGCAACGCATAATTTTCAGCCCTTGCAAAATCGGGGAATGTAACTTCagccactggcgtacagatggggtgGGGATTGGGGGCCCTCCAAGTTTttcacggccaagaaaaaaaaggagaaaaggaaagggaaagagtggaacattgtattattttcttaatattatgtcaaaatatagatttttgtattgaatttttttttactcattacgccacttgctTCAGCCAATAGATCTGGTGCAGAACAGTCTGAACTCGTGGTATCAttggtatgttgtgaaaaagtgactggtcatttttcttttaatgttaatattgtgtagtttgttggcatttgtatttcttctgttgatattaattagagcccCTATGGGCAATTTAAAAGGCCTCATATTCCAAAACTTATGGGGGCTCTGCCCCATCGACCCCCACCAGGGGCCTCATCTGGACCCCCTCCGCTGATACATTGCTGGTTTGCGTAATGGATAGTGGAGCATTacagattctcaacaagaaaAGTGGCGCTTCAgaaaaagtaattgagaatggctAGATCCTACATTAAAAAGACAAAGTTTGTCAAAGTCTACTTTATGTTACATGGATTTTCTTTAACTTTTATTAaaaactgtacatgtataaagtagatctagactctaatggaacagagaaaaaaaattattatttgatcTCCATGTTCTTATTACTAATAACTGGATGTACTGGAAAATGCATAGATCTGCAGCCCAGTTTCCAGGTCTATTTTTCATCCAAATTCTTTGTATCTTCCTCGTCAAAGTTTGCTTCATGTATAATGGTGTCATTGTCCAGTGTGCATAAAGGGCATGGCTTAAAGATTCTTGTTCTGTCTTGTGACAGTTCCACATGTTCACAGTTAGTTCCAAAATTCTAAGTTAAGAAATTATAGGAGGAAGAAGTAACAAGGGTGAAAGTACCCTATGTATGGACAGtgattttctattgaaaaaaaattactttttccaAAAATGTCTCCATTTCAAACTTGATATAAACTAGAAATTCTGTTTTGTCATAGAAAATTTACACAGCAAAAACATGAATTCTGTTTTGCAAAGGTAAATCCAATGAATTTTCACAAGATAAGTAAAGAACCGAAAAGGAACTGCTATTTCTATTTACTGGTAAATGGAAAATCAATGTCCTTCATATAAAATGAATCTCAGAAAGTATCACAACTCAAGATAATTGGGttggttttttttacaatgcTTTATATCTTTTTGTTGATTTCAGCAGACGGTGCTCTGGAAAGCTGCTTAGAGCGTTTTGAGTGCCAGCGAGGGGATGAGATTCATTTCACCACCCCTGAGTTTGTTGAAGGAATTCCACCATTTGCCTGTGAGTTTGCTGAGCTGCCTTCAATAAGTAATCATCTAGCTGCAGCCGATGAGGATGGTAGGGTGTTCATCTATAACACCAACAAGTCTGGACCAGCCAAGCAGGTTCAAGGTAAATATCTTCTCAAGTACTAGCAGGCAGTAGCAGCTATGGTTCTAAGTTAAAAACAGAATTCAAAAGATATAGTTCAGGCCCTTCTCCTTCTgtctcaattacatgtacatgtagtgatgAGACAaaagtttttgtctcgcctgcatagcagagcgagactataggcgccgcttttccgacggcggcggcgtcaacatcaaatcttaacctaaggttaagtttttgaaatgacatcgtaacttagaaagtatatggacctagttcatgaaactcggATTTAAGggcaatcaagtattactgaatatcctgcctgagtttcaggtcacatgaccaaggtcaaaggtcatttagggtcaatgaacttagaccatgttgggagaattattttcaaaatcttaaccaaggttaagtttttgaaatgacataacttaaaaagtatatggacctagttcatgaaacttaagcataagattaatcaagtattagtgaacatcctgatcgagtttcaggtcacatgaccaaggtcaaaggtcatttagggtcaatgaactttggccaagttgggggtatttgttgaattaccatcataactctgaaagtttatggatctagttcataaaacttggacataagagtaatcaagtatcactgaacatcctgtacgagtttcaggtcatatgaccatggtcgaaggtcagttaaggtcaatgaattttggccgaattgggggtatttgttgaattaccatcctaactctgaaagtttatggatccagttcataaaacttgggatataagagtaattaagtatcactgaacatcccctgtgagtttcaggtcacaaaaccaaggtcaaaggtcagttaaggtcaataaactttggccaagttgggggtgtttgttaaattaccatcataactctgaaagtttatggatctagttcataaaacttggacataagagtaatcaagtatcactgaacatcctgtacgagtttcaggtcatatgaccatggtcaaaggtcagttaaggtcaatgaactttggccgaattgggggtatttgttgaattaccatcctaactctgaaagtttatggatccagttcataaaacttgggatataagagtaatcaagtatcactgaacatcccctgtgagtttcaggtcacaaaaccaaggtcaaaggtcagttaaggtcaataaactttggccatattggggtatttgttgaattgccatcataactttgaaagtttatagatagagtgaatgaaatgtggacatgggtgtagttgacaagtctttatataagtcaccgttcaaatgtcatttatggtcaatgaacttggtattatgtcattatatgaatggtgtttttgtgaatgattattttatagtagttttcaaagttagcactgctgctatattaaattgcgtaatgcaggcgagactgccagaggcgttccacttgtttattatgTCTACTACCTCTTTATATTCATACAGGTCACTGGTTTTGAGTGGGAAATTAtcagtttttatttctttggaTAAATATAAGTTAaatctcattttattttattcaaatttattaatCTACTTGATCttttcacaaattatttttgtatgccATATTGCTTATTAATAGATTGGTCAGCACACAATAATGCTATCTTTGATGTTGCCTGGTCATACACGGAACCACACATAGTGACAGCATCAGGTGACCAGTCTGCTGCCCTCTGGGACGTTCAGACTGCCAAACGACTGGCTACGTTCAAGCAGCACAAATGCAGTCTGAAATCTGTCAGTTTCCGGCCTTGGGATGGGCATGTTTTTGCCTCGGGTGCAAGAGACGGGAGCATTATGATATGGGATGACCGCTGCAAGAAAAAAGGTTTGAAAGTTTTACTGTCACTTTCCTCCCCGTTTCTGAATTGGTCACAATTTTGGAGTGGGGGAGATGATGTGATGAACTCTTGTAGAAATGCCATCATATTTTATGTCTGATTGTCCAGTAGAGAGACACAATTTCAAGCTTTATTGGATCTGATATTTCAGATTTCCAGATTTCAGTTACGCTTATTTTGTTAAAAGTACATTGATTTGTTGCTGAAAAATTTGAGGAATGAATAAAAACTGTAATATAGTTTTATTCTATAAGATTTAAATAGCAAGATTGTCCTTGAAGACAATTGAATTTTTTAGGCCTGAAATTGCAACAAGAAATGTATGCAAACTTAATTCCAAGTAATGTACTAGTTAATAGTTCATTTATCTTCACGAAAGTAAAAGGGTTGGAGTGAGAGACTGTACTTTTTAAAGCGTGCAAAGAATAGCAATCTTGATACCAACGAATGTACATCTTTATGAGGGAAGAAGACTGAATCTGAAAAACTTGTCTAAGGATGCATCAATATATTAAttctcacttttttttatttgtattatgttataCAGGAAAAGGATCAAGTCTGCTTCCTGTATTATGGGTTAGTGATGCCCACATTGACCAGACTACAGCCAAAGCTCAGCCGAAACGTCGCAGGAAGTTAGCACCAAACCTCCCGACCATTAACTCATCCTACAGCGTCAGTGTGGTGCTCTTCCAGAAAGAGGACATCCTACTTTCGGCTGGCTCCGCAGATGGGTAAGAATAGAAGAATTCCTCCGAAACTCTCTGTGCTTAATTTCACATTCAATTTCACATATGATATTAACATTTGGTAATTAGATTTACAGGAAAACTAACAAAACTGTATTAAAGCTACTGGTAAGtgtataaaaatagaaaaaagtacTTGTCATCTTGTCATCActtcaaaaataatgatttgaaattgaaaatggaagcTTGGACGGACTGATACCTGTTTCAAGATGAATAATTTATTGGTGAAGTCATTTTTTTCCTGAACGCCCCCATTCTTCCTCAGGATTGTCAAGGTTTGGGATGTCCGTAAACTGAAGACTTCAGGATCATCAACCCCTACCCCTTCACATCAATTCCCATACAGAGGCACAAGCAACAGAAAGAGAGGTATGAGCTACGCTTACAAGTCTATCTGTGTAGAACATGAATGTGTCTTATCTATTGCTATATCATCATGAACTCCACCAAATCGAGTCATTTATTTCTTATCATCTGCCAATACGTGGAGCATTATGAATCATTACTTTCATTTATAGATGTCCAGCAgtgtattaaaatgaaaagcatATGAAATGCACAGCTAGATTGTCTGGTAATTATCTTCCAATGTCCCGGTTTGGTGTAGGTGATATGTAATATATCTGTACAAGTAATATTTTCTTAATTCATGTTCATTGTTAAATGTATacaaattttgcaaaaaaagtATTGAGACAACTCTAAAggtgtttcttttcttttgttattttattattcaagtTTACAATTTTCCCCCTCCAAATTGTGATGTATTTGATCttgatagaagaaaaaaattctcGAGATTCATTTGTCGGActcaaatcataaaaaaattatgaaatgctTAATATGAATGaacacatttcaaattttcattttgccaTTTCTTCAGAATTTCTTACATGTTTCTATATACCATGAAACGCATGCATTTGATGCCTAATTTACGAAACTTTATTCCTTGTAGGCTATTCCTCATTATCGCTGACATCAACACGAACCCGGGTGTTTGCAAGCTGCACAGACAGTGTAGTCTATGAGTACGATCTCAGTGGTGTGCTTCGATCGCAGCCCGTCGCTAGGTATCAGGGTCATGTGAACTCTACATTCTTTGTAAAAGCTGCCATCTCTCCTGACGACCTCTACCTTTTATCTGGGTCCAGTGACAACTATGCTTACATTTGGAAGGTAATATTAATCTGTTCTTTTTATTGTGTGATATACGTAAGGTATTTCTTGGTGTTTGCCTATCATTAAAGATTACTTAATAGATGGAATAATGCatctaataataatactgactttgtattttgtttaagaATGAATATGGTACTTCCAGCTTGGAAATAAAACGAACAATCTGTAGTTGGTGCAGTATACTATGTTGCTAATTGTCTTTCATGTGTTTTTGTTATACCAATAACAGATAGGAGAGCCTGAATCCCCTTCAGTGATTTTAGAAGGTCATGATGCAGAGGTCACTTCTGTTACATGGTGCCCAACAGATTTCACTAAGGTAAAATCCCAGATAATCTAtcaaatttcttctttttgccCAGTTCAAAGTTgcataaatttgtttttcttatttatcattattgtctTCCTATTGATGTATAGGCCTTAGCGTATACAtatataaggggggggggggttggttaCCTACATACGTACACAGGAGTGTACTACTTTGATTCCCAATATTTTTACCGAAAATTACTAATTGTAGGGtatcttttaaatttcaatttgtagAATACATTGCTGTTCATTTTGTCACCAAGGAGCAAGAAACTTATCTTCTTGATAAAAGGCCACGCTTGAATAAGGAATGGGAGCTTGAATGGCACATTTCAGTCAGAAACAATTTCTTAATGATTCATTATTGCAACAATGTTGACCagatttacatattttaaagaTTGAAATGGTTCTAATCTGAATGGGGTGATTTTCTTTGTCTTTGAAGGTTGTGACATGTTCTGATGATAACACTATGAGGATATGGAAGATGTCTACCGGTGAGaaggttgatgatgatgggatcAATAGGGTCATAGGATGGGCCAAGAGATGCAAAAGGAAATTAGTTAAAGAGAGTCAAGGTAAGGGACTTGTGTTCAGAATTGCCAGTATTCACAAACTATGATGTACTTAAATCAACTTACATGTAGATCTCACAAGGCAATTCCACGTAGATCTGTCACTTAGAGATCTTGTTGATTGGCTATGTGTCCACCTGTCTTGcacaattgattgtaaatattaatatttattttcatctctatGTTACCGGGTCCTGATTTTCTCTTATgatcattctattttttttttcctttactttTTTACTTTAAATTCATATATTCCAGTTGCCATAAATATACCAAATTACAAttcaaatcatttcatatttgttgttTTGCTTTCCAGGACATTAACTGAAGAAAAGAACTTGGCATATTACAGTACAGTTTTATAACCTatctcttatttttgttctgttGTATTTCAGTATTCTTGGGtatttgtcaatcatgaaaagatatttcaatatatttgtcTGAATTTATTGAAAGTTTTACATTAGTATTAAATCTTGCCCTCTCTCTTTGACAGAAACAGAAAGTGGGCCTTCACAGTCATGTTCAGAGAGTAGCAGGACTACTCCTTCAACTGGTGAAGTGCCCCTTTCACCTCAACCCAGCCCTACACCATCTAGCACAAAGAAGAGAAGGTTTAGTTTGAAGGAATGGGTAACCATCTCCCCCAAACCCTCAAGATCGGCTTCCCCAGTGCCATCACCCAAAAGACTCAAGAGTGAAAGCTCAGAAGATATTCAGGATTCACAAATAAATGGACAGAGTGAGTCAGTCCTGAAGAGGAAGGTGAATTcggaagagaaagaggaaaccAGTGCTGTCAAGAAGATCAAAATTGGCAACTGCAAAGCCAAGTTTGCAGCATCAGCGAGTTCCTCTGTGCCTGCATCCGAAGTATCTGAGATTGAAGGTTCAGCATGCAGCCAGGGAATGCAAAAGAATCATGAAAGTGTATTGCCTCAGAAGAGAAAGATGGCTGCAGTCAATGCAAAGGACATTTGTACTGTGAAGAAGGCAAAAGTTGATAGTGTAGGAGCTGCTTCAGGTTTGCTGGAAACCTTGAAATGTGTTGATGATACAAGTGCAATACCAAGAAGTGATGACAATGGCCATGTGAAAGACACACCTCATAGGCCACTTGCAAGGGATCATGATGATAGTAGCGAGATTGGACAAGACAAAGAAAATCTAAAGGAAGACAGTGTCAGATTTGATCAGCCAAAGAATCCTCACACCAATGTCCAACGTTCCCCTCTCAAGGATGATCTTCCAATGAACAGGCCAAAGGGCAGTTCCACCTCAAAATTGACAACAAAACGGAACATTGCATTCCACTTTCAGGCATCTCCCAGAGCGAGTGAGGAGCAGGTAAAGCTACTGAAGGAGGATGGGGGCAGTCCAGAGATGCAGCAGCAGAACTTGAAGGAGTGTTTCAAGGAGAAGAAGAGTGGAGGACTTGTCCCATCGAAAAGAAGAAGTATTACCAGACCCATTTCTGGTTACTTCAAGCCAATTGAAAAGAAATCTAAATCAGATACATGACAGAGGCAGAAGTCCTTGTCCTtgtttaaaatgtgtttttctaAATTTGAATATGGGATCTTGTTATGATAAGTGTAGCACTCTTCAAATCGTAGTTGCCATTGTTTTGTTATTCAACGCCATCAGTATGTACATATTGTTTTACATACAATACATGCATGTGTGTCTCTGCAAAAGTATTTCTGACTGAAACAGTGGATTGAGGCTAAATGTACATTAACACATCTTATCAGTTTTAACCTTCAACACTGTCAATGAGAAATAAGTTTCACAAATAATATTTGTGTGAGAGAactttgaatttcattgccTACCCCTTTTCCCCTATATTCATTAACTTATCATCAGGCTTGCCAATTTACGAAGTTccctttcaaataaaaatgatggacaatctatctttttatttgaaaaaaaaaatttaattgcaAGAAACAGTGTTTGCAATAGAATCCAATCAGGGGCCTGTgccagaaagagttgcgatcaaacaactccaaaaattaaatgcaacttcattttcagccaatgaaatgTTCATAaggggacttgcaattgatttgtttcttatgttcaatcgcaactctttctgcaacataTATCTCTTGACTTTGACTACCTTGTCTTCAGTGAATTCAGTGACCACTTGCTATAGCTTTTACAGACTCATTTttaaattcattctgtaaagGAGAACTGAAATTGTTTTCACATTTCACAATTCCCTATACAACTTTTTTTACTCCAAGTAATACAAGTTTAAACAATGACATGTAAAGATGAAGAGTTAACTgttataaatgaatttgaatgatTGTAGAATTATAATGCAACTGGCTGGTGACATGCATGTAAAAAGCCAACTTCAGAAATTTTAGAATTTCTATGAGTATTGCAAGTTTTCAAAAACACtactcaggggccgcggaaccggggggggggggggggctttagccccccccccccccacttttttccaaaactgtgtacaaaaatgtaaaaatgaccatatgattgtgatttttagcatagtcagccccccccacttttaaaaacgttctgcggcccctgctACTTGTGAAGCAAAATGTGCATATTGAAAGCAGTTCATTCATAAAGACCTAAAACATTTATGAATATTTGTCACTTTAGAGGGGGTGTACTTTAAATCAAGAAGTTTGATTAAAGGTATAGTCTTATAGCcatattggaaaaaatatgcCAACATGTGAAGAGATTTTAgtaattcatttaaatttttgcCGACCCACTTCTATGTTTCTAGTTCATCTTTCAAAGTTAATGTGCCATGGCACCTTTACACATGATTTTGATCATGTAGTTATGTAATATACCCccaaattaataattgtttCCACACTTCACAGCTTTCATTACATGATATTTACCAAGTTACATGTAGACAGTGTTAACAATATGCTTATTGCTTCTAAGATTTCCTGTGGGTTTTTTGTTAATAAACATTGAATGGTCTTCATATTTGTGAGCATGAAGTCATAAGATAATTCTTATGTTtatgaaaaatgtcaaggtaaATGTATCAAGAATAATGCTCATTTGCTGGAGACTGTGTCCCAGAGTTCAATTTCCCTTTAATTAAATgggaagtccaccccaacaaaaactagatttgaataaaaagagatgtAAAATGGGAAatatatgacattttgaaatttccctttatttttttcacaaaacaactTTTAAATGAGAATCTATCATGCAAAAAACTAttcctatgtattttttgtaagAATTAACACTCTGCATACTTTTGTCTCACAATATATGGAGGACAAAAAATTCATacattaaccctaaaatggacggggggggggggggtgaatcaacccccccccccccctcaacattttcagcgatcattccgccgcgcgaaattttttgaccgcgccactcgcagagtttatacttttaagtctcgcgcatcttttgagaccaaatttacgacgcccaggtacgcggttccgaaattacgcaacattttgtaagtgcatgtcagaccaaaaattgttccaaaacgtgattttgtgtacaaagtcaatgcaaattgagttttctcatcttattcataaagatatgattatttttactttaaacagctgaaagcaattgtttttagcataattatgcttcaaaaaggttgtgcaataaatctggtgaaaaaaacaaagaaaaacaaagaaatacataagaaattcataacacaataaaatacataagaaatttatttccaaaccgaagtttttttcaattgccattgttaagaatgctacaaagaatatttttaccaaaaattagcattctaggagctttatttagtgaattagagcaaaaagtatgatttatgcataaattagcataattaattcatataaaataaaatctctttattttggaaaattttaccatacagccttgtaaattacatcgcacactaccagcgtgcaaatttttgcggcgctcgcgcgatcggcggccgagatctcaggggggggggttgaatcaaccccccccccccccccccccccccccccggccacagaacagccaaaaaagcccggcctagttagggttaaagtacaaaatagtgagtgggtgatgtcgtCATCCATTCCCTCACTTGTATACTGATCAGGAAGTGTATGTGAAATAGAGCAATAAGTCaaaactttcctattttacatctgattttgatggattcttatcatttttgttcaattttttcctTTAATTCAACAAACTATTTGTCAAGGTGGAGCTCCCTTTAATATATCATCAACGACATCGTATggtaaaataataaagcaaCGTATTCATATGAGGTCATGTGCGAGGTTCTTACACtttgaataataaacacaagagactgcaatttttttcagagttttcattttgtttattttttttcttgaaacttCCTCAGCTTCACTGAGAAAAAGATTGCTCAAAATACATACTTCCCAGACAAGGTCTACTGTTAACACATCAACTACATGTTCCCTCCTATATGATCTGTGAAGAAtgttcatttcctttttcataaaaattgttgTCAATGATTTATAAAATACCTTCACAGCCAAATGTAACGATTTCAATGATTAATATTGATCTTATCTCCTTCGTATTGACAAGTTGTTTTTCAAACTGACCCATTTTCACAACAAAGTTCtacgaacaaaaataaaagtgacCAGTTACGATGATTTGTTGCATGAACATATGATCCACTACATTGCCAATCTTCCAATCAGGACCATTGTTCCATGAAGCTTACTCAGTGCTGACAACTGAAACACCCCCTGAAATTTGATCACAGGGTTTCCATCATTGCATTTGGTTAAAAATCCCAGAGTCCATATCAGGACTATTTCATAAAACCTGTAATCAATGACAAGCAATATAAAGCTATTGCTTCTTTTTCCCCCAGTAATTTATGTAACAGGACAGCtcttttgtatttgtttgtCCTCTTTTCGCTCAAAGTACTTGAGGGGTGTGTTTCACAAGGTTAAGACTATATTGGCGTCGATTTGGCACTCGTAATCAAtggggtttatttagtcagactACGCCTCGTGAATATTCATGGGAATAGAATGTGTAATTTCCAACGCAACGATCAGCTCGACTGGTGTAAAGGATGCACTATTGTGAGTTTACTGCAGTCAAAACCACTGACGCAGGTTAGAGTTTCACCTTGAACGATTTTAAAGTTCTCTTAATTATTGAGGCAAGACTGAACAAAAATACAAGTCCAAGATTTGTAGTCCGATTCAAAGCCTCCAAAACAGAGTCAGCCCTTATCATATTGGTTGAGTCTGCCGAATTAACACCAATATAGTCTTAaccgtttcacaaagagttagaTTTAAGCCTAATAAAAAGTCATG encodes:
- the LOC129264873 gene encoding denticleless protein homolog isoform X2, producing the protein MSSRNLITAYHQDRRRWAWKSQTKNIDGALESCLERFECQRGDEIHFTTPEFVEGIPPFACEFAELPSISNHLAAADEDGRVFIYNTNKSGPAKQVQDWSAHNNAIFDVAWSYTEPHIVTASGDQSAALWDVQTAKRLATFKQHKCSLKSVSFRPWDGHVFASGARDGSIMIWDDRCKKKGKGSSLLPVLWVSDAHIDQTTAKAQPKRRRKLAPNLPTINSSYSVSVVLFQKEDILLSAGSADGIVKVWDVRKLKTSGSSTPTPSHQFPYRGTSNRKRGYSSLSLTSTRTRVFASCTDSVVYEYDLSGVLRSQPVARYQGHVNSTFFVKAAISPDDLYLLSGSSDNYAYIWKIGEPESPSVILEGHDAEVTSVTWCPTDFTKVVTCSDDNTMRIWKMSTGEKVDDDGINRVIGWAKRCKRKLVKESQETESGPSQSCSESSRTTPSTGEVPLSPQPSPTPSSTKKRRFSLKEWVTISPKPSRSASPVPSPKRLKSESSEDIQDSQINGQSESVLKRKVNSEEKEETSAVKKIKIGNCKAKFAASASSSVPASEVSEIEGSACSQGMQKNHESVLPQKRKMAAVNAKDICTVKKAKVDSVGAASGLLETLKCVDDTSAIPRSDDNGHVKDTPHRPLARDHDDSSEIGQDKENLKEDSVRFDQPKNPHTNVQRSPLKDDLPMNRPKGSSTSKLTTKRNIAFHFQASPRASEEQVKLLKEDGGSPEMQQQNLKECFKEKKSGGLVPSKRRSITRPISGYFKPIEKKSKSDT